In Dysgonomonadaceae bacterium zrk40, one genomic interval encodes:
- a CDS encoding TonB-dependent receptor, with amino-acid sequence MRKLFLLFVALTLAFALAAAHDVTPAVVDTVQLDELIVTGSMPGITLRTLPMTVSVIGNNKIEERKEPSLLPLLTEQVPGLFITQRGIMGYGVANGAAGGMSIRGIGGAPTSGVLVLIDGHPQYMGLMGHPLADSYQSMMAERVEVVRGPASMLYGSNAMGGVINIITKKEREEGFRNNARLMYGSFNSFSADAVTGWKQQPFYGNAGIGYNRSDGHRPNMEFEQLNGYARMGYEFSSHWNSSVDLNLARSTSSNPGKISNPILDNDADITRGVGSAVIENNYTNTSGAVKLFYNFGSHEINDGVPASASYIPLEHRFRSDDFMAGVSLYQSYAFFSGNRITAGFDHFRFGGKAWNRYPDASDNITLADMRLNSTAGYLNLRQFLFDNRITLNAGIRLDHHQKNGSEWIPQLGLTYTPSTTTVLKAIMSKGFRNPTIREMYMFPPQNPDLQPERLMNYELSLLQMIPHYRLRFGLNLFWIKGDNMIQQVEPGIGKWSNSGEVDNRGVETEISWQATTNLQLSANYSYLDMVHPIIAAPKHKLYAGGTFTQERWSLSSGLMAVSGLHTTLNPTPQQEDFLLWNARAQYRLLEGIDLFLKGENLLGEEYEINAGYPMPGRSLFGGINFHF; translated from the coding sequence ATGAGAAAACTGTTCCTGCTGTTCGTTGCCCTAACCCTCGCATTTGCACTTGCTGCGGCTCACGATGTAACACCCGCGGTCGTTGACACCGTGCAGCTCGATGAGCTGATCGTGACCGGCTCGATGCCCGGCATCACCCTGCGCACACTGCCCATGACGGTATCGGTTATCGGAAACAACAAGATAGAGGAACGAAAAGAGCCTTCCCTTTTACCACTGCTTACTGAGCAGGTGCCGGGACTCTTTATCACGCAACGAGGGATAATGGGTTACGGTGTAGCCAACGGGGCGGCAGGCGGCATGAGCATCCGTGGTATCGGTGGTGCACCCACCTCGGGTGTGCTGGTGCTGATTGACGGACACCCCCAGTACATGGGACTCATGGGACATCCACTCGCCGACAGCTACCAATCGATGATGGCCGAACGGGTGGAGGTGGTGAGAGGTCCCGCTTCCATGCTCTACGGTTCCAACGCCATGGGAGGAGTGATCAACATCATCACCAAAAAAGAGCGTGAAGAGGGTTTCCGCAACAATGCCCGGTTGATGTACGGAAGCTTCAACAGCTTCTCGGCTGACGCTGTTACAGGATGGAAACAGCAACCGTTTTATGGCAACGCCGGTATCGGTTACAACCGTTCCGATGGGCACAGGCCCAACATGGAGTTCGAACAACTGAACGGCTATGCCAGGATGGGATATGAATTCTCATCCCACTGGAACAGTTCGGTTGACCTGAACCTCGCCCGGAGCACCTCCTCTAATCCGGGAAAGATTTCCAATCCCATTCTCGACAATGATGCCGATATCACCCGAGGAGTGGGATCAGCGGTGATTGAGAACAACTACACAAACACCTCCGGCGCTGTAAAGTTGTTCTATAACTTTGGATCGCACGAGATCAATGACGGGGTACCTGCATCTGCATCGTATATTCCGCTCGAACACCGTTTCCGTTCAGACGACTTTATGGCGGGAGTTTCCCTTTATCAGTCCTATGCCTTCTTCTCGGGCAACAGGATCACCGCCGGCTTCGATCATTTTCGCTTTGGCGGAAAAGCATGGAACCGTTATCCAGATGCGTCGGACAACATCACCCTGGCCGATATGCGGCTCAATTCCACCGCCGGCTACCTCAACCTGAGGCAGTTTCTTTTTGACAACAGGATCACGCTGAATGCAGGCATCAGGTTGGACCACCACCAGAAAAACGGGTCGGAATGGATCCCGCAGTTAGGGCTCACCTATACCCCCTCCACCACCACCGTGCTGAAGGCAATCATGAGCAAGGGGTTCCGCAACCCCACCATCCGGGAGATGTACATGTTCCCGCCGCAGAACCCTGATCTGCAGCCGGAACGGTTGATGAATTACGAGCTGTCGCTGCTTCAGATGATTCCGCATTACCGCCTCCGTTTCGGACTGAACCTCTTCTGGATCAAGGGAGACAACATGATCCAACAGGTGGAACCGGGAATCGGCAAATGGAGCAACAGCGGCGAGGTGGATAACAGGGGGGTGGAAACGGAGATCTCCTGGCAAGCTACGACCAATTTGCAGCTCTCTGCCAATTACAGCTACCTGGATATGGTACACCCCATCATCGCTGCCCCCAAACACAAGTTGTATGCAGGCGGCACTTTCACGCAGGAAAGGTGGAGTCTCTCTTCGGGATTGATGGCAGTTTCAGGACTCCATACCACGCTCAACCCGACACCCCAGCAAGAGGATTTCCTGCTTTGGAACGCACGGGCACAATATCGTCTCCTCGAAGGAATTGATCTCTTTCTGAAAGGAGAAAACCTGCTGGGTGAGGAATATGAGATCAATGCCGGATACCCGATGCCGGGCAGATCACTCTTCGGAGGTATCAACTTTCATTTTTAA
- a CDS encoding phosphoribosyltransferase, protein MSEQKSFETVMQRFREITFQEQFDLIVAIANGGIIPAAILNQRLNLRMELLRINLRDPSQKPKFERPQLVSPIDFDIKGKTILLVEDRIKTGATVQFAIDLLHDAREIKTFAVNGKADYSLYDEDCFKFPWIQ, encoded by the coding sequence ATGAGTGAACAAAAATCATTCGAAACGGTGATGCAACGGTTTCGTGAGATCACCTTTCAAGAGCAATTCGACCTGATTGTTGCCATCGCCAACGGTGGCATCATTCCCGCAGCCATCCTCAACCAACGGCTCAACCTGCGCATGGAGTTGCTCCGCATCAACCTGCGGGACCCCTCTCAAAAGCCCAAATTCGAGCGGCCACAGCTTGTTTCGCCCATCGATTTCGACATCAAGGGGAAAACCATTCTGCTGGTGGAAGATCGGATTAAAACAGGAGCAACCGTTCAGTTTGCCATCGACCTGCTGCATGATGCCCGAGAGATCAAAACCTTTGCCGTGAACGGCAAGGCTGACTATTCACTTTACGACGAAGATTGCTTCAAATTTCCCTGGATACAATGA
- a CDS encoding ECF transporter S component has translation MSTTTQLYSYSLNNSKTYLFAAIFVVGNLLLPQLAHLIPQGGFIFLPIYFFTLIAAYKYGIHVGILTALLSPLANHLLFGMPPAAVLPAILVKSVILAIAAAMAAKHFGKISILALLLTILAYQVIGTGLEWAMSGSLYTALQDFRIGLPGMLIQLVGGYFLLKAVRKV, from the coding sequence ATGTCTACAACAACGCAACTCTATTCCTACAGCCTGAACAACAGCAAGACTTATCTCTTTGCTGCAATTTTTGTCGTGGGCAATCTTTTGTTGCCGCAACTGGCACATCTCATTCCCCAGGGTGGATTTATCTTCCTGCCGATTTACTTCTTCACGCTGATTGCCGCCTACAAATACGGTATCCATGTGGGGATTCTTACTGCCCTGCTCTCACCGCTGGCCAATCATCTTCTCTTTGGCATGCCCCCCGCAGCCGTGCTGCCCGCCATCCTCGTGAAATCGGTGATCCTCGCCATCGCTGCTGCCATGGCCGCCAAACATTTCGGAAAGATCTCAATCCTGGCACTGCTTTTGACCATTCTGGCCTATCAGGTAATCGGGACCGGTCTTGAGTGGGCCATGAGCGGAAGCCTCTATACAGCACTGCAGGATTTCCGCATCGGACTGCCCGGAATGCTGATCCAGCTTGTTGGCGGTTACTTCCTGCTGAAAGCTGTCAGAAAAGTGTAG
- a CDS encoding DUF1080 domain-containing protein, giving the protein MKQKRFLILLLGLLIVSGIQAQLPEGRTKNTIIADALAQLPADTQEQYNRVMTELVSTGEEGLLDLIGRLNPPGSQSNETLDFAINGWVHYVANDKTQRKIAAVAIGKALGRPLHNEVKATLIRNLRTIAGDDEVPLLKGFLSDLHLSSAASMALISIGSEKACDALLQGVGSSGSEEIRLQLINALAQTGYHKAEKTLLDLLRFKPTGEMEKALLNALAHTGGKASLKPLKRAAEATGFTHHKGHATASYLTLLERLSSEEPGLVRREATRLLSHARKNEKSDLMVVAARLLAGQSSLRKASLLQDALNSGEISYLTPLLNSISFTDDNRSMQLITKELATTQSPEVQTALIYWVAENNRKELLPVIIRLSASSNEMVQKAALQSLTRMGGNEALIALASLLKSSDSETVSLATKALASFPGDISYTLASVFEESSNDGKKAILQLIAGRKMTSQYNLVYNQLFTDNATVKQTAANSLKDVVTAENLSDLFTLLEQAEQGLVTPLQKAINAALDHLPAAEQLALVTTRMERSQNKQLYFSALTNSGSQEALDRITSTFHKEEGTIREAALSALTTWKSFEVIHPLLEIARSSSSKMELTRVSDALISLIGRSGQTGAVQYLYLREIMPFAQTIEQRNRILQLLGQTGQYQAMRYVVPFMDDPQLSEAAAQAAMAIALNNPAYAGEETSAILQKVSETLSNPDAGYQRQSIQKYLSENPVEGGYLPLFNGKNLEGWKGLVANPIKRNQMSVKELSKAQQEADKMAAASWIVLDGALLFTGKGDNLCTEKQYGDFEMLIDWKLYEGPEPDAGIYLRGTPQVQIWDTARVDVGAQVGSGGLYNNTQNPSKPLKVADQKVGEWNTFRIRMAGQRVSVWLNGELVTDNVILENYWDRTIPIFPTEQIELQAHGSKVAYRDILIKEIPKPEPFELSKEEEKDGFKILFDGTHLDEWTGNKRDYAVEGGQIVLYPSENFGGNLYTLQEYGDFVFRFEFMLTPGANNGLGIRTPMEGDAAYQGMELQILDNDAPIYENLEVYQYHGSVYGVIPAKRGFLKPNGEWNSQEVIADGDNIKVILNGTTILDGNIREATKNGTADGKEHPGLFNKKGHLGFLGHGSVVKFRNIRIRELQ; this is encoded by the coding sequence ATGAAACAGAAACGATTTTTGATATTACTCCTGGGCCTGTTAATCGTATCCGGTATCCAGGCGCAACTGCCAGAGGGCAGAACAAAAAATACCATCATCGCCGATGCACTGGCCCAATTACCGGCGGATACGCAGGAACAGTACAACAGGGTGATGACCGAACTGGTATCGACCGGTGAAGAGGGACTGCTGGATCTGATCGGGCGGCTAAACCCTCCGGGAAGCCAGAGCAACGAGACCCTTGATTTTGCCATCAACGGTTGGGTTCACTATGTCGCAAACGATAAAACACAACGAAAGATTGCTGCTGTGGCCATCGGCAAAGCACTTGGCAGACCTCTGCACAATGAAGTGAAGGCAACATTGATTCGGAACCTGCGCACCATAGCCGGCGATGATGAGGTACCCTTATTGAAAGGTTTTCTTTCCGACCTTCACCTCTCATCTGCTGCCTCTATGGCACTGATCTCAATTGGCAGTGAAAAGGCCTGCGATGCACTCCTACAAGGGGTCGGCTCTTCCGGAAGCGAAGAGATCAGACTACAGCTGATCAATGCGCTGGCACAAACGGGGTATCACAAAGCCGAGAAGACGCTGCTCGACCTGCTCCGCTTCAAACCTACCGGAGAGATGGAGAAGGCACTGCTCAACGCACTTGCCCACACTGGTGGTAAGGCATCGCTGAAACCCCTGAAAAGAGCCGCAGAAGCAACCGGGTTTACCCATCATAAGGGCCATGCCACAGCCTCCTACCTCACCCTTCTGGAGAGGCTCAGCAGTGAAGAACCAGGTCTGGTGAGAAGAGAAGCAACCAGACTACTATCCCATGCAAGAAAAAACGAGAAGAGCGATCTGATGGTAGTTGCAGCCCGACTGCTGGCTGGACAGTCCTCATTACGTAAGGCATCTTTACTACAGGATGCCCTTAATTCGGGAGAGATCAGCTATCTTACCCCACTGCTCAATAGCATTTCATTTACGGATGACAACAGATCGATGCAGCTGATCACGAAAGAATTGGCGACCACACAATCACCCGAGGTGCAAACAGCACTGATCTACTGGGTCGCTGAAAACAACAGGAAAGAACTGCTTCCTGTGATCATTCGTCTCTCGGCCTCTTCTAATGAAATGGTACAAAAAGCAGCACTGCAGTCACTCACCCGCATGGGTGGTAACGAAGCCCTGATCGCATTGGCCTCCCTGCTGAAGAGCAGCGACAGCGAAACGGTCTCACTGGCAACGAAGGCCCTCGCCTCTTTCCCCGGTGATATATCCTATACGTTGGCATCTGTATTTGAGGAGAGCAGCAATGATGGGAAGAAAGCCATCCTGCAGCTGATTGCAGGGCGCAAGATGACAAGTCAGTACAACTTGGTCTATAACCAGCTCTTTACCGATAATGCAACGGTGAAACAGACTGCTGCAAACAGTTTGAAAGATGTGGTCACCGCCGAAAACCTCTCCGACCTGTTCACACTGCTGGAACAGGCAGAGCAAGGACTTGTAACACCGCTGCAGAAGGCAATCAATGCTGCTCTGGACCATCTCCCTGCTGCAGAACAGTTGGCACTGGTCACCACCCGTATGGAGCGTTCGCAGAACAAGCAGTTATACTTCAGTGCTCTCACCAACAGTGGATCGCAGGAGGCACTGGATCGCATCACATCCACCTTTCACAAGGAAGAAGGAACTATCAGAGAAGCGGCGTTAAGCGCCCTGACCACCTGGAAATCGTTTGAAGTAATCCACCCTTTACTGGAGATTGCCAGGAGCAGTTCAAGCAAAATGGAGCTCACGAGGGTATCTGACGCATTGATATCCCTAATTGGCCGTTCCGGTCAAACCGGAGCGGTACAATATCTCTACTTGCGGGAGATCATGCCGTTTGCCCAAACAATTGAGCAGAGGAACCGTATCCTGCAACTATTGGGTCAGACAGGACAATACCAGGCAATGCGCTATGTGGTTCCTTTCATGGATGACCCACAACTGAGTGAGGCTGCTGCCCAGGCAGCCATGGCCATCGCCCTGAACAACCCTGCCTATGCCGGAGAAGAAACCTCAGCCATCCTGCAAAAGGTAAGTGAAACGCTCAGCAACCCTGATGCCGGTTACCAGCGTCAATCCATCCAGAAGTACCTGTCGGAGAACCCTGTCGAGGGTGGATACCTCCCCCTCTTCAACGGCAAGAACCTGGAGGGATGGAAAGGATTGGTGGCCAACCCGATCAAGAGAAACCAGATGAGCGTGAAGGAGCTTTCCAAGGCACAACAGGAGGCCGACAAGATGGCTGCTGCAAGCTGGATCGTTCTGGATGGTGCACTGCTCTTCACCGGGAAGGGCGACAACCTATGTACTGAGAAGCAATACGGTGACTTCGAGATGTTGATCGACTGGAAGCTATACGAAGGCCCCGAGCCTGATGCAGGCATCTACCTGCGCGGAACGCCCCAGGTACAGATTTGGGATACCGCACGTGTGGACGTGGGTGCCCAGGTGGGGTCCGGCGGGCTCTATAACAACACTCAAAACCCTTCAAAGCCACTCAAGGTGGCTGACCAGAAGGTGGGGGAATGGAACACCTTCCGCATCCGCATGGCTGGGCAAAGAGTCTCTGTCTGGCTGAATGGAGAGCTGGTGACCGACAATGTGATCCTGGAGAACTATTGGGACAGAACAATACCCATCTTCCCCACTGAACAGATTGAACTGCAGGCGCACGGCAGCAAGGTGGCTTACCGCGACATCCTGATCAAGGAGATACCAAAACCGGAACCTTTTGAGCTGTCGAAGGAAGAGGAAAAGGATGGTTTTAAAATCCTCTTCGACGGCACACACCTCGATGAGTGGACCGGCAACAAGCGGGACTATGCCGTGGAAGGAGGACAGATCGTGCTCTACCCCAGTGAAAACTTCGGCGGTAACCTTTACACCCTTCAGGAATATGGCGATTTCGTGTTCCGTTTTGAGTTCATGCTCACACCAGGAGCCAACAACGGACTGGGCATCCGCACACCCATGGAGGGTGATGCTGCCTACCAAGGCATGGAACTCCAGATTCTCGACAACGATGCCCCCATCTATGAGAATCTTGAAGTTTATCAGTACCACGGGTCTGTATACGGAGTGATTCCCGCAAAAAGAGGTTTCCTCAAGCCGAACGGTGAATGGAACAGTCAAGAGGTGATTGCCGACGGTGACAACATCAAAGTGATCCTCAACGGCACCACCATCCTCGACGGCAACATCCGTGAGGCCACTAAAAACGGGACAGCCGATGGCAAGGAACATCCGGGACTCTTCAACAAAAAGGGACACCTCGGTTTCCTGGGTCACGGTTCGGTCGTTAAGTTCCGTAACATCAGGATCAGGGAACTGCAATAA
- a CDS encoding Gfo/Idh/MocA family oxidoreductase, translating into MTTRRKFLKTLGGVTLLTIVPRNVLGNGMLAPSDELTKGIIGVGGMGRSHIPYDKTRVVAMCDVDKNHLSQAASMVKDKISLYHDFRDLILDKNVDIVHIATPPHWHGIMSVEAAKAGKDIFCEKPMTRTIGEGKRVREAIAQHGNIFRLNTWFRFKDPFYGLGTPVKPLKKLIDSGMLGWPLKVTISKHTGFDWKFYWVGKNHLEPQPIPEELDYDMWLGPAPNKPYNAHRVHQTFRGYWDYDGGGLGDMGQHYIDPVQYMLGKDDTSPVKVEVDAPQQHPDAVGTWRSITYTYADGCQIILWGGDYGEPDTPYIAGPKGNVYRNFVCDIPDWEKKLADYPEPVEQQTDFLAAIRNRQKFALNEVNGHRSCTIVNMGAVALQLNRTLEFDPVKEEFINDAEANKLVDQPMRAPWTI; encoded by the coding sequence ATGACCACCAGAAGAAAATTCTTAAAAACGCTGGGAGGAGTGACCTTGCTCACCATTGTTCCCCGCAATGTGCTGGGAAATGGCATGCTTGCTCCAAGCGATGAACTGACCAAAGGGATCATCGGTGTGGGAGGAATGGGTCGCAGCCATATTCCATACGACAAAACACGCGTGGTTGCCATGTGTGACGTAGACAAGAATCATCTCTCACAGGCAGCTTCAATGGTGAAAGACAAAATCAGTCTCTACCATGATTTCCGTGATCTGATCCTCGACAAAAATGTGGATATCGTTCATATCGCCACCCCACCCCACTGGCATGGCATCATGTCGGTGGAAGCCGCGAAGGCAGGGAAAGATATTTTTTGTGAGAAACCAATGACACGCACCATTGGTGAAGGAAAGCGTGTACGAGAAGCCATTGCCCAACATGGCAACATTTTCCGACTCAACACCTGGTTCCGTTTTAAAGATCCCTTCTACGGGTTGGGTACGCCGGTGAAACCCCTGAAAAAACTAATCGACAGTGGCATGCTGGGATGGCCTTTGAAGGTGACCATCAGCAAGCATACAGGCTTTGACTGGAAATTCTACTGGGTGGGTAAAAACCATCTTGAACCACAACCCATACCTGAGGAACTGGATTATGATATGTGGTTGGGGCCGGCTCCAAACAAACCCTACAATGCACATCGCGTCCACCAGACCTTCCGTGGCTACTGGGACTACGACGGAGGTGGTCTCGGCGATATGGGACAGCATTATATCGATCCGGTACAGTACATGCTGGGCAAGGATGACACCAGTCCCGTGAAGGTGGAGGTCGATGCACCCCAACAACACCCCGATGCTGTAGGCACCTGGCGTTCCATCACCTACACCTATGCCGATGGGTGCCAGATCATCCTCTGGGGCGGTGACTACGGTGAGCCTGACACACCTTACATTGCTGGACCCAAGGGTAATGTGTACAGGAACTTTGTTTGTGACATCCCGGACTGGGAAAAGAAACTGGCCGACTATCCCGAGCCAGTTGAACAGCAGACCGATTTCCTCGCAGCGATTCGCAACCGACAGAAGTTTGCATTGAACGAGGTGAACGGTCACCGTTCTTGTACCATCGTTAACATGGGTGCCGTAGCCCTTCAACTGAACAGAACCCTTGAGTTCGATCCGGTGAAGGAAGAGTTTATCAACGATGCAGAGGCCAACAAGCTTGTTGATCAACCGATGCGTGCACCCTGGACCATTTAA
- a CDS encoding Gfo/Idh/MocA family oxidoreductase, whose amino-acid sequence METRRGFIKKAAMGAAGLTLGSNLHMSARSYANIMGANDRVKVGILGFSNRFKNSLGKAFLKYAPDMNFELFTVCDIWNRRREEGVAWYKEQTGGSIRTARNTDELWSQKPDAVIISTADFQHALHTAEAVRAGCDVYVEKPFAETMEDANVALRAAQETSKVIQIGSQRRSGPNYHAAHDYIQSGRFGKINTVEMTWNVNQPGRWRLPELTKEIREKDTDWKRFLMNRPYEPWDPRKYLEYRLFWPYSSGIPGQWMAHQIDTVHWFSGLDYPRSVVANGGIYMWNDGRTNYDTMTAVFDYGEHDNQEPGNGFQVIYSSRQHNASGGTKEWYFSNGGKLDLESNLVTDEGGLTERFASAIGMKPFELDRFELPQLKAESGADTGADPLTNAHMRNWMDCVREKNIKTNAPVEAGYNHSIADIMVTAALRTGQRATFDKATKQVIAGGKVFTY is encoded by the coding sequence ATGGAAACAAGAAGAGGATTTATCAAGAAAGCAGCCATGGGAGCTGCCGGATTAACTCTCGGCAGCAACCTTCACATGTCAGCCAGAAGCTATGCCAACATCATGGGGGCGAACGATAGGGTCAAGGTGGGTATCCTGGGTTTCTCCAATCGATTCAAAAACTCACTGGGAAAAGCTTTTCTCAAGTACGCACCTGATATGAACTTTGAACTCTTCACAGTCTGTGACATCTGGAACCGGCGCAGGGAGGAGGGAGTGGCATGGTACAAGGAACAGACCGGAGGTTCAATTCGTACAGCCCGTAACACCGATGAGCTATGGAGCCAGAAGCCGGACGCAGTCATCATCAGCACGGCCGACTTCCAGCACGCACTTCATACGGCCGAGGCCGTAAGGGCTGGGTGTGACGTCTATGTGGAAAAACCGTTTGCTGAAACCATGGAGGATGCGAATGTAGCACTGCGTGCGGCACAAGAGACCAGTAAGGTAATACAAATTGGATCACAACGTCGCAGTGGACCCAACTATCACGCAGCACACGATTACATCCAATCGGGCAGGTTTGGCAAGATCAACACCGTGGAGATGACCTGGAATGTCAATCAGCCGGGACGTTGGCGATTGCCGGAACTCACCAAAGAGATCAGAGAGAAAGATACAGATTGGAAACGGTTCCTGATGAACCGCCCCTATGAGCCGTGGGATCCACGCAAATATCTGGAATACCGACTCTTCTGGCCCTACTCCTCTGGCATCCCCGGGCAATGGATGGCACACCAGATTGACACGGTGCACTGGTTCAGCGGACTAGATTACCCCCGTTCCGTAGTGGCCAATGGCGGAATCTATATGTGGAACGACGGCAGAACCAACTACGACACCATGACTGCCGTGTTCGATTACGGTGAACATGACAATCAAGAGCCGGGAAACGGTTTTCAGGTGATCTATTCTTCACGGCAGCACAACGCATCGGGAGGCACCAAAGAGTGGTACTTCTCCAACGGGGGCAAGCTGGACCTGGAGAGCAACCTGGTCACCGATGAAGGAGGCCTAACAGAAAGATTTGCCTCTGCCATAGGGATGAAACCTTTTGAACTGGATCGGTTTGAACTGCCACAACTGAAAGCAGAGAGTGGTGCCGACACCGGTGCCGACCCGTTAACCAATGCACACATGAGAAACTGGATGGATTGTGTACGAGAAAAAAACATCAAAACCAATGCTCCCGTTGAGGCCGGTTACAACCATTCTATCGCAGACATCATGGTGACAGCCGCCCTGCGCACCGGTCAGCGGGCGACCTTTGACAAGGCAACAAAACAGGTTATTGCCGGAGGGAAAGTGTTCACTTATTAG
- a CDS encoding DUF4230 domain-containing protein — protein sequence MNRITYLQELALVKHNYTGVISYKDYMKILNVNVPLTDKYFLLKYHGYIKAGVDFDRITVKPENDTTILVTLPKPRILETVIDENSIEVFNESDNAFNPIRITDYNEALIREKKVMVNDALEQGILEESTQQAKTAIRSLLREMGYRDIRITEQLVLPQLH from the coding sequence ATGAACAGGATCACTTATCTGCAGGAGCTGGCACTGGTGAAGCACAATTACACCGGTGTAATCAGCTATAAGGATTACATGAAGATTCTGAATGTGAATGTACCGCTCACCGATAAGTACTTCTTACTAAAATACCATGGTTACATTAAGGCGGGTGTTGATTTCGACCGAATTACAGTGAAACCTGAGAACGACACCACTATTTTGGTAACGCTCCCAAAACCGCGCATACTGGAAACGGTGATTGATGAAAACTCCATCGAGGTTTTCAATGAAAGTGACAACGCATTCAATCCTATCCGTATTACTGATTACAACGAAGCTTTGATTCGCGAAAAAAAGGTGATGGTGAACGATGCACTCGAGCAGGGGATCCTGGAGGAGTCGACACAACAGGCTAAAACGGCAATCCGTTCGTTGTTGAGAGAGATGGGTTACCGTGACATCCGGATCACCGAACAGCTGGTGTTGCCCCAGCTACATTAG
- a CDS encoding GNAT family N-acetyltransferase → MRMEFLRIDPEEQERWNSVWNLYEESFPVAERRKMEDHLLACTDERFFPLSAWDGGRLAGLLFFWEWKGYRYLEHLAVTPELRGQGYGSEMLRYLRDSEQTIILEIDPLVNELSVRRLQFYERAGFTLTPYRFVHLPYRLEAQPQELLILSYPRMITKEAHKDFLQFVNEEVIRYCEQPVE, encoded by the coding sequence ATGAGAATGGAATTCCTACGGATCGACCCGGAAGAACAAGAAAGATGGAACAGTGTATGGAATCTCTACGAAGAGAGTTTCCCAGTTGCAGAGCGGAGGAAAATGGAAGATCATCTGCTGGCATGTACCGATGAACGGTTCTTTCCCCTGTCAGCCTGGGATGGAGGCAGACTGGCAGGTCTCCTTTTCTTCTGGGAGTGGAAGGGTTATCGTTACCTGGAACATCTTGCTGTGACACCGGAACTACGCGGACAGGGGTACGGATCAGAGATGCTTCGCTACCTGCGTGACAGCGAACAGACCATTATCCTTGAGATAGACCCACTTGTCAATGAGTTATCAGTGCGCAGGCTCCAGTTTTATGAAAGGGCTGGCTTTACACTCACCCCCTATCGTTTTGTGCATCTTCCGTACCGTCTTGAGGCACAACCTCAGGAACTTCTAATTTTGAGCTATCCGCGGATGATCACAAAAGAGGCTCACAAAGATTTTTTACAGTTTGTGAATGAGGAGGTGATACGCTACTGTGAACAACCAGTCGAGTAA
- a CDS encoding DsbA family oxidoreductase produces the protein MSEQKMKVEVWTDIMCPYCYIGKIHYEKALQQFEHADEVELELKAFQLNPELPGLGKGYPVTEYLTQTAGLKEEKMNQMFAGVKQLADDAGVGFNLPNAIAANTSDAHRLIKLAATKGVESEVLRRISRAYFEEAKDYSDRELLISIGVDAGLEEQSIRTMLESDDYLYEIKQDIQEMANLGFDTVPTFLMDRRQAIIGSEPEELFLKVLRKAYSHWKNRTEKENELTVTKGKSCTADGVCEI, from the coding sequence ATGAGTGAACAAAAGATGAAAGTGGAAGTATGGACCGACATCATGTGCCCATACTGTTATATAGGGAAGATTCATTATGAAAAAGCGCTGCAGCAGTTTGAACATGCTGATGAAGTGGAACTTGAATTGAAAGCGTTTCAACTCAACCCGGAGTTGCCGGGTCTTGGGAAAGGTTATCCCGTAACCGAATATCTGACCCAAACAGCGGGTCTCAAGGAGGAGAAGATGAATCAAATGTTCGCAGGGGTGAAACAGCTTGCTGATGATGCCGGTGTGGGATTCAATTTGCCAAATGCTATTGCTGCGAACACGAGTGATGCCCATCGGCTCATCAAGCTGGCAGCAACGAAGGGAGTTGAGTCAGAGGTGTTGCGACGCATTTCCAGGGCCTATTTTGAGGAAGCAAAAGACTACAGCGACAGGGAATTGCTGATATCAATCGGCGTGGATGCCGGACTCGAAGAACAGTCAATCCGCACGATGCTGGAGAGTGATGATTACCTGTATGAGATCAAACAGGACATCCAGGAAATGGCCAACCTGGGATTTGACACGGTACCAACCTTCCTGATGGACCGCAGACAGGCCATCATTGGATCCGAACCGGAGGAACTCTTCCTTAAAGTGCTCAGAAAAGCATACAGTCACTGGAAGAACCGTACCGAAAAAGAGAATGAATTGACGGTGACAAAGGGCAAATCCTGTACTGCCGACGGTGTATGTGAGATTTAA